A single genomic interval of Saccharomyces kudriavzevii IFO 1802 strain IFO1802 genome assembly, chromosome: 3 harbors:
- the THR4 gene encoding threonine synthase THR4 (similar to Saccharomyces cerevisiae THR4 (YCR053W); ancestral locus Anc_6.323), with the protein MPADSQVYRSTRSSSPKTFSFEDAIIQGLATDGGLFIPPTIPQVDQATLFNEWSKLSFQDLAFEIMRLYIAQDEIPDADLKDLIKRSYSTFRSDKVTPLVQNVTGDKENLHILELFHGPTYAFKDVALQFVGNLFEYFLQRTNADLPEGKKKQLTVVGATSGDTGSAAIYGLRGKKDVSVFILYPTGRISPIQEEQMTTVPDENVQTLSVTGTFDNCQDIVKAIFGDREFNSKHNVGAVNSINWARILAQITYYFYSFFQATNGKDSKKVKFVVPSGNFGDILAGYFAKKMGLPIEKLAIATNENDILDRFLKSGLYERSDKVAATLSPAMDILISSNFERLLWYLAREYLADSDDLKAGEIVNNWFQELKTNGKFQVDKSIIQGASKDFTSERVSNEETSETIKKMYQSSVNPIHYILDPHTAVGVCATERLIAKDNDKSIQYISLSTAHPAKFADAVNNALSGFSNYSFEKDVLPEDLKKLSTLKKKLKFIERADVELVKNAIEEELAKMKL; encoded by the coding sequence ATGCCAGCCGATTCTCAAGTTTACAGATCTACCAGATCTAGCTCTCCAAAGACATTCTCCTTTGAAGATGCTATTATTCAAGGTTTGGCCACTGACGGTGGCCTTTTCATCCCACCAACCATCCCTCAAGTCGACCAGGCTACccttttcaatgaatgGTCAAAGCTGTCCTTCCAGGACTTGGCATTTGAAATCATGAGACTGTATATTGCCCAGGACGAAATTCCAGATGCAGACCTAAAAGACTTGATCAAGAGATCTTACTCTACTTTCCGCTCCGATAAAGTTACGCCTCTGGTGCAAAACGTCACCGGTGACAAGGAGAATTTGCACATCTTGGAATTATTTCATGGTCCTACCTACGCCTTCAAAGATGTTGCCTTGCAATTTGTCGGTAACCTCTTTGAGTATTTCCTGCAAAGAACCAATGCCGACCTGCCTGAGGGCAAGAAGAAGCAACTTACTGTGGTCGGTGCCACCTCTGGTGACACCGGTTCCGCGGCTATCTACGGTTTGAGAGGCAAAAAGGACGTTTCCGTTTTCATCTTGTATCCAACCGGCAGAATTTCGCCaattcaagaagaacaaatgACCACTGTTCCAGACGAAAATGTCCAAACCTTGTCTGTTACTGGTACTTTCGACAACTGTCAAGATATCGTCAAGGCTATCTTCGGTGACAGAGAATTCAACTCCAAACACAACGTCGGTGCCGTGAACTCCATTAACTGGGCAAGAATATTGGCTCAAATTACCTACTACTTTTATTCCTTCTTCCAAGCTACCAATGGCAAGGATTCCAAGAAGGTCAAATTTGTCGTGCCAAGTGGGAACTTTGGCGACATCTTGGCCGGTTACTTCGCCAAGAAAATGGGTTTaccaattgaaaaactggCCATTGCTACCAACGAAAACGATATCTTGGAcagatttttgaaatctggACTATACGAAAGATCCGACAAAGTTGCTGCCACTTTGTCTCCAGCCATGGATATCTTGATCTCATCTAATTTCGAAAGACTTTTATGGTACCTAGCTCGTGAGTACTTGGCTGATAGCGATGATTTGAAAGCAGGTGAAATCGTTAACAACTGGTtccaagaattgaaaactaATGgcaaattccaagttgacAAGTCCATCATTCAAGGTGCCTCAAAGGATTTCACATCCGAAAGAGTCTCTAACGAAGAAACTTCTGAaacaatcaagaaaatgtacCAATCTTCTGTAAATCCAATCCATTATATCTTGGACCCCCACACAGCTGTTGGTGTCTGCGCCACAGAAAGATTAATCGCGAAAGACAACGACAAATCCATCCAATACATCTCTTTATCTACCGCTCATCCAGCTAAATTTGCCGATGCTGTCAACAATGCATTGTCTGGATTTTCtaattattcttttgaaaaggatgTCTTGCCCGaggatttgaagaagttatCCACActaaagaagaagttgaaattcattgaaagagCCGATGTAGAACTGGTCAAGAACGCTATCGAAGAAGAACTTGCTAAAATGAAATTATGa
- the SKDI03G1160 gene encoding uncharacterized protein (similar to Saccharomyces cerevisiae YCR051W; ancestral locus Anc_6.319) — MNANIWVAASDGNMDRVERVLRESNGATTPQSKDINGYTPMHAAAAYGHTDLLKKMCSEYNGDINVLDNDGDTPLHHVEDVATAKLIVEELGGDFTVRNAEGQTPYDLFVENGEDGELIEYMRIKSGVADAQGVDGSQGDGIINSQLLEEFKNNVRYTLENDPEEGADEATLQRRRQLEQIVTGDNAEEELERYIRTMVREQMLGQSPMGEGANEPDSKRRK; from the coding sequence ATGAACGCTAATATATGGGTGGCTGCCTCAGATGGTAATATGGACCGTGTGGAACGTGTTCTCCGCGAGAGCAACGGCGCCACGACCCCGCAATCCAAGGATATCAACGGCTACACTCCAATGCATGCTGCCGCTGCGTACGGCCACACAGACctgctgaagaaaatgtgCAGCGAGTACAATGGCGACATCAACGTGTTAGACAACGACGGCGACACGCCGCTGCACCACGTGGAGGACGTGGCCACCGCCAAGTTGATCGTCGAAGAGCTAGGCGGAGACTTCACGGTCAGAAATGCAGAGGGCCAAACGCCGTACGACTTGTTCGTGGAGAACGGCGAAGATGGCGAACTGATCGAGTACATGAGGATCAAGTCCGGTGTGGCCGATGCCCAGGGCGTGGACGGTTCGCAGGGCGACGGTATCATCAATAGTCAGTTGCTGGAAGAGTTCAAGAACAACGTGCGGTACACTTTGGAGAACGATCCGGAAGAAGGTGCTGACGAGGCTACTTTGCAGCGCAGGAGGCAGTTAGAACAGATCGTCACTGGAGACAACGCGGAAGAGGAGTTGGAAAGATACATCCGTACTATGGTCAGAGAGCAGATGCTGGGCCAGAGCCCCATGGGGGAAGGCGCGAACGAACCGGATTCTAAGAGGAGGAAGTAG
- the RSC6 gene encoding Rsc6p (similar to Saccharomyces cerevisiae RSC6 (YCR052W) and SNF12 (YNR023W); ancestral locus Anc_6.322), with product MVRQTNPVPVTYPTDAYIPTYLPGDRVSNLADLKKLIEMDSRLDLYLTRRRLDTSINLPTNTKPNDRAPNSGTLRIYVYNTTENHSRNDSDSPADPGKTTWTLRIEGKLLHESAEEKHPFSGFLEGIAIDFKKLKPLSRKRKHDSLLSLPLSLQQPDSNDADIAMGDEDTGENEEEDDDDESKEEIVDALEWNHDENNTVEFDGIDIKRQGKENLKSSITIQLKSVNSGKVQYSPNLARLIGMRTGSVKDAVYSIYKYILINNLFVTEQTKSQDNANDAENNNESNSNNSDADDDDDDDDDDDDEGRDASQDKAELGEVRLDSFLQKVLNTKATHVPLMNVVQSINTLVSPLPPIKLDYTIDVTKDTTYGATILDVDVSHILHQLQLQPQIPKGEQTDAEDAAKLREITKLALQLNSSAQKYQFFHELSLHPRETLTHYLWSSKQNELVLQGDQYFNEDAARTSDIYSNSNDDRALMDNISVLYSQGRL from the coding sequence ATGGTGAGACAAACTAATCCGGTCCCCGTTACGTATCCAACGGATGCCTATATTCCCACGTACCTTCCCGGTGACAGGGTTTCCAACCTCgcagatttgaaaaaattgatagaAATGGATTCCAGACTGGACCTGTATCTGACGAGAAGGAGGCTGGACACGTCGATAAATTTACCTACAAACACCAAACCCAATGATCGTGCTCCCAACAGCGGGACACTGAGGATTTATGTCTACAACACCACGGAAAACCATTCCCGCAACGACTCAGATTCCCCAGCAGACCCAGGCAAGACTACGTGGACGTTGAGGATAGAAGGCAAGCTATTGCACGAATCCGCAGAGGAGAAACACCCATTTAGTGGGTTTCTGGAAGGTATCGCCATTGATTTTAAAAAGCTCAAACCGTTGagcaggaaaagaaaacacgATTCCTTGTTAAGTCTTCCTTTGAGCTTGCAGCAACCCGATAGCAACGACGCAGACATCGCCATGGGTGATGAAGACACCGGcgaaaacgaagaagaggacgatgatgatgaatccAAGGAGGAAATCGTCGATGCCCTAGAGTGGAACCATGATGAAAACAACACCGTAGAGTTCGACGGTATCGATATCAAGAGACAGGGCAAGGAGAATCTGAAATCCAGTATAACCATCCAGCTAAAAAGCGTGAACAGCGGTAAAGTGCAGTATTCGCCCAACTTAGCTAGACTGATTGGTATGCGAACCGGCTCGGTCAAGGACGCAGTGTATTCGATTTACAAGTACATTCTGATCAACAATTTATTTGTCACGGAACAAACAAAGTCTCAAGATAACGCCAACGACGCTGAAAACAACAATGAAAGCAATAGCAACAACAGTGACGCcgatgacgacgacgacgacgacgacgacgacgacgacgaagGCAGAGATGCTTCCCAGGATAAGGCCGAATTGGGCGAAGTGAGGCTTGATtcatttttacaaaaagtACTGAATACAAAGGCCACACATGTCCCCCTCATGAACGTCGTCCAAAGCATAAACACACTTGTGTCACCGCTACCGCCCATCAAGCTAGACTACACAATTGATGTTACCAAAGATACCACGTATGGTGCCACGATATTGGACGTGGACGTATCGCATATCCTCCACCAACTTCAACTACAGCCGCAAATCCCAAAAGGTGAACAAACCGATGCCGAAGACGCGGCCAAACTACGCGAAATCACGAAGCTTGCCCTGCAACTGAATTCCAGTGCTCAGAAATACCAATTCTTCCACGAATTGTCTCTACATCCAAGAGAAACGCTGACCCACTACCTGTGGTCCTCCAAGCAAAACGAACTGGTGCTGCAGGGCGATCAGTACTTCAATGAGGACGCTGCAAGAACCAGCGACATATATAGCAACAGCAACGATGACAGAGCGCTAATGGACAACATTTCAGTGCTTTACTCCCAGGGAAGACTATAG